The genomic stretch CAACAACGTTTCATAGTCGTGGGTGACAACAATACTGGTACGGCGATGCTTGGATTGGGTCCGACGAATCAGCTCGGCGACCTTCCGACCGCTGGCGGCATCCAAACCCGATGTCGGTTCATCGTAAAGCACAATGTCCGGTTCGGCGGCCAACGTCCGCGCGATCGCAAGACGCTGCTTTTGACCGCCGCTTAAATTGGCGACCCGGCGATTGGCCGGGACTCCCAATTCATCTAACCAAGACGCGGCCGATTGCGTTGTCGCGTTTCCTTGGCGATGGTCGATCCCAAACTGAACGTTCGCGGTCGGTGAGAGTTCGTCAAAGAGTGCGAACTGTTGAAAGACGATGCCGACTCGTGGGGTCCGCGATTGCGGTTTGCTTTCTGGTTCACCGGCGACGCCCCCAAGTTCGATGTCGCCGTCCCACGTGACCGTTTCGCCACGACGGGGAATCAAACCCGCCAACACGCGAAGCAGCACCGATTTGCCGGCGCCGCTGCCGCCAACAATCACCGTGATCTTCCCACCGGGCATCGTGACCGTCGTGTCCGCCAAGAGCGGCAACGCGCCAACGCGGACGTTCACATCAACAAGGCGCAGCGGCCGATCGTCAAGAATTTCGGGGGAACCGTTCCCGTCGGTCATTTCGAATCATCCTCGTTCGCCATATAGACGATCGGGTAGGGCATCGGTTCATTCGAAAAACCGATGACGGGCGGCGCGCCATCGCGGTTCGTCGTCTCGGCCAAACGAACCACGATCCAGCGGCGGTCTTTGCCCAGAATCTGATTTCGCAACACGCGAGCAAAGTTCGGATTGATGCCCTCTTCCTGAGTTCCAAACAGGTCGTCGCCGATCTGTCGCGCAACCGGTTCCAATCGCTCGCTCGTCAACGCGAACGCACGCCGCGCATCGTCGCTGGTCCAGACTTCGGTCCAAGCGTTTCGAAGCTCCACGTTGTCGACGAACGTTTCCTTCAAAATCGTGCGTACCAGTTCACGGGCCTGCGGATCCGCAGCGATCTCCGTTGCCACTTCCGCCAACTCGGATCGAATTGCACCGTTGGCAGCGACATCCGTGATGATTTCTTGCACCGCAACGACGACGTCGTCCATATGAGACTCAAAAACGGGGATCGCCTGTTCCTCGACAAAGCGGTCCCATTCTTCTTGCAGCAAATCCTTCTTCGGCAACGGCGATCGGTCGTAAACGGCCCGCCAACCAAATCGCCAAATTGATGCTTTATCCCAAAGCTCGCGGCCAATTTTTTCGGCTTCGGGTTCGCCGTGCTGGCGAACGATCGGCAGAATCTCACGCCGGGCAAGGGGGATCAACCGATCCTTCATCACTTGGTCGTTCCATCGGGCGACCAATTGATCCACTTCGCCACGGTGCCGCCCGATCGAGCGTCGAAACTCATCTTCGATGATTGGCAGCGACCGCTGGAAGCTCAACTGGACCAGCGGCACATAGGCGGCCGCCAATTGATCTCCGTGCATGGCCATGGCATCGCTCAGTCGACGAGCAATTTTTTCGCGTTGATCATCCGGCAACATCGTGGCGACAATATCCTCGAGCCGACCGCTGCTGCGATACTGCGTCCACTGGCACTGCGCGACATCCCAATCGGGATGATTCCAGCCGATGACCAGTTGTGAGGTTTTATCCCCGCGAGGGGCCAATGATTGCACGAATCCGACCTGTGACCATTCGCCCGAGTCGTCTTGAAGGAAGACGGGATCGTTCGGCTTCAAGCGAGACGACGGATCGATCGCTTCGAACCGCGTCCCAGCGCCGCTGAAGTACGCGCCACTGAAGTAACGGATCAGCGTGCGATGCACCGGCGGCGCGGCATCGTCGCCACTGGACCGGACGCCCCACCACGCAATCGCCATCGCGGACACCCAAAAAACGATGCCCAGGCCGCGAGTGATGCTGTGTTGATTGGATCGTGTCCTCATGAGGCGTAGGATAACTTGTCCACCACGACTTTGGCGACCATGCCGGGGTCGCCGGCAGGGCAACTCATTTTTAGAACCTATATAAGTTCTGAGGTCGCCAGTTGTTGCCAGCGCGTTCACCACCCGCGGCGTGAGGAAGTACGATAGGGGCCCACCGTGTTCTGTCCTGCCCACTTTCGGAGTCTGTTTCGTGAAACGCTTTCTTCTCGGCTTATTGGTTGCTTTGTCATTAAACGCTGTCGACCGCGTGAACGGTGAAGACGATGTCGCCCCGGTACGGATGGGATGCGGCATCATGACATTCGATACCGTGCCCGGGTGGGGACTTCGGCCGGACGGCAACTCGGCGATCGGATCGACGCACGGCGGCGTCGTGGTCGACAAAGCAGGCAATATTTACACGAGTGCGAAAGAAGGCGTTTTCGTTTTCTCGCCCGATGGAAAAGTGGTCCAGTCATACCTAGGAAAAGCGTACTCGAATATCCATGACATGGAGATCCGGGAAGAAGAGAGCGGCGAGTTCATCTATGGAGCTCGCAACGCAGACGCCGAAGGCATCAAGTTCAACGCTCACTCGGGCGAGATCGTGTTGCATTTGGGTGTACCGGAAGAATCGGGACTGAAGGACTCGATCAAATTCAACCCGACGGCGATCACCGTCGCTGGCAACGGAGACATCTTCTTGTCCAACGGTTACGCCAGCAACCACATTTTCAAATACGACAAGACTGGAAAGTACTTGATGCACTTTGGCACCAAGGGCAACGGAATGAAGGAGTTCAACACCGCGCACGGGATGACACTTGACACGCGGTACGAACCGCCGCGTTTGCTGATCTGTGATCGCAACCACGAACCGAAGGGTCGGCTGCTGCACTATTCGCTGAACGGCGAGTTCATGGACGAAGTCATCACCGGTTTGGGAATGCCGACATCCGTGGCGATTCAGGGCGACTACGTTTCCGTTCCCGACTTGTTGGGACGCTTGGTCATCTTGGACAAGTCCAACACGATCATGGCCGTCTTGGGATTCAATCCAGATCCCGCGAAAGGCCGAAACTTCAATGTCCCTCAAGACCAATGGGTGGAAGGGATCTTCAGCGGGACGCACGGTTCATACTGGGATGCCGATGGGAACCTTTACGTTCAAGACTGGAACGTGGCCGGACGAATCATGAAACTGGTCCGCGCCGTTCCGTCGTCGAACTAACCAGCGCATCCATCAAGGATCGATTGAGTCAAGGATCGATGAAATCGATTTTGCGATCGCCGGTGAATCCAAGTGCGGTTCACCGTGCGATTGTGCGTAGGCTCTCAGTGCCCCAGCAAATTCCGTAGCGATCGGGGCGTATCCGTCGCGGCCCATTTGGTTGACGACCTCGTCGGGATCCGATTGAAGGTCGAACAACCAAGGTTCATCCGAAACGGACACGATGAACTTGTACCGATCGCTAACCGCGGCCAACCATCCCGGCTTGGGACCCGCCGATCGCAAAAACGTCACGTCGTTCCACGCTGTGTCCGCATCGTCGGTCAACAATCGCGACGCATCACGCCCCTCGCTCGTATCGGATCGTTTACTCGCGTCGAACCCCATCAGCGTCAAAATCGTCGGTTTGAAATCGACGGTCCCGAGCGCCGCATCCACTCGCGTCCGCGGCGCGATCTTTCCCGGTGCCGCGACGATCATCGGAATTTTGGCGCTGCCTTCGTATGGATTCCCTTTGTTCAATCGACCGTGTTCGTAGCAAAGGTCACCGTGATCCGACGTAAAGACAACGATGGTGCGATCGGTCAGTCCAAGATCGTCGATCGTCTTTGTGATTCTCGCTACGTTGTCGTCGATGCAACGGACCATCCCAAAGTACAACGCCATCTGTTGGGCAGAAAACTTTAGATTCGATTTCTTCCCACTGTCCGACAACCATTTTGGCTGAGGGCTCGATTGTGAAAACGTGGCCGGCGGGCGAATGGGGGTGTTCTCGAACATCGAATCGTAGGGCGGGCGAACCGTGTTGGGTCCGTGTGGATCCGGCAGACTGAGGTGGTAGCAAAACGGCTCCTCGGCATGCTCGCGGATGAATTCGATCGCTCGATCGGATAGCCAATCCGTTGAGAACGATTTTTCATCAGCACCGGCAAGCGAGTAACTCGGTTCGTCATTCTTGGCCGTCGCCGCAACGCGTGGTCCGTCATCGGTCAATTCGAACTTCTTCCAATGGCCGCGGTTGAACATATATCGGTTGTCTCGGAAACCGAATTGTCGCTCGGGCGCCCACTGGGGTTTGCCCGGTCCGTCGAGATGCCACTTACCGGCGTATCCGGTCGCGTACCCGTTCTGGCGCAGCACCTCGGCGAAGGTGACGACATCGTTGCTGAGCGGTCGATCGTTCTGCCA from Rubripirellula tenax encodes the following:
- a CDS encoding sulfatase family protein, encoding MFKVFGFWILGATLAVGVVADSPMNLVIIQTDEHNFRTLGCYRETLTPEQAMVWGNQAVVETPAIDAIAHRGAICTSFYATSPVCTPSRAAFFSGRYPQNTGSWQNDRPLSNDVVTFAEVLRQNGYATGYAGKWHLDGPGKPQWAPERQFGFRDNRYMFNRGHWKKFELTDDGPRVAATAKNDEPSYSLAGADEKSFSTDWLSDRAIEFIREHAEEPFCYHLSLPDPHGPNTVRPPYDSMFENTPIRPPATFSQSSPQPKWLSDSGKKSNLKFSAQQMALYFGMVRCIDDNVARITKTIDDLGLTDRTIVVFTSDHGDLCYEHGRLNKGNPYEGSAKIPMIVAAPGKIAPRTRVDAALGTVDFKPTILTLMGFDASKRSDTSEGRDASRLLTDDADTAWNDVTFLRSAGPKPGWLAAVSDRYKFIVSVSDEPWLFDLQSDPDEVVNQMGRDGYAPIATEFAGALRAYAQSHGEPHLDSPAIAKSISSILDSIDP